In Nocardia asteroides, a single genomic region encodes these proteins:
- a CDS encoding alkane 1-monooxygenase has product MTRTGVDPKRPLWVLGLIAPASALLPSQLVLQTGWAVFWWIGPFIVLVAIPVLDWLVGEDGSNPRDEDYERLSADRYYRWCTYLFLPIQMVGLLIACWMWAGSELSVLDKFGLATTLGLVSGIGINAAHELGHRVEHLERWLAKIALAQSGYGHFFVEHNRGHHVRVATPEDPASARLGESLYAFLPRSVSGGFRSAIRIERERLARRGVGWWSPRNHVLQAWSMTVVLFGGLVVAFGWGVLPWLLLQAVIGAALLETVNYVEHYGLLRERRPDGRWARCSPRDSWNSDRLVTNIFLFHLQRHSDHHANPGRRYQTLRTSEVAPQLPAGYASMIVFAAFPPLWRRVMDQRVLAHYGGDITRTNLRPGARIRLAEPADAVA; this is encoded by the coding sequence GTGACCCGTACGGGTGTTGATCCGAAGCGGCCCCTGTGGGTTCTCGGGTTGATCGCTCCCGCATCGGCGCTGTTGCCGTCGCAGCTGGTGTTGCAGACGGGGTGGGCGGTGTTCTGGTGGATCGGGCCGTTCATCGTGCTGGTGGCGATTCCGGTGTTGGATTGGCTGGTCGGGGAGGACGGGTCGAATCCGCGTGACGAGGACTATGAGCGGTTGTCGGCGGATCGGTATTACCGGTGGTGTACGTATCTGTTCCTGCCGATCCAGATGGTGGGGTTGTTGATCGCCTGCTGGATGTGGGCTGGTTCGGAGTTGAGCGTGCTCGACAAGTTCGGGCTCGCCACGACTCTCGGTTTGGTCTCCGGTATCGGGATCAATGCCGCGCACGAGCTGGGGCATCGGGTCGAGCATCTGGAGCGGTGGCTGGCCAAGATCGCGCTGGCGCAGTCGGGGTACGGGCATTTCTTCGTCGAGCACAACCGGGGCCATCACGTGCGGGTCGCGACGCCGGAGGATCCGGCGAGTGCCCGGTTGGGGGAGTCGCTGTACGCGTTCCTGCCGCGCTCTGTCTCGGGTGGTTTCCGGTCGGCGATCCGGATCGAGCGGGAGCGGCTGGCGCGGCGGGGTGTGGGTTGGTGGTCGCCGCGGAACCATGTTTTGCAGGCGTGGTCGATGACGGTGGTGTTGTTCGGTGGTCTGGTGGTGGCGTTCGGGTGGGGGGTGTTGCCGTGGTTGCTGTTGCAGGCGGTGATCGGTGCGGCGTTGTTGGAGACGGTGAATTATGTGGAGCATTACGGGTTGTTGCGGGAGCGGCGTCCGGATGGTCGGTGGGCGCGGTGTTCGCCGCGGGATTCGTGGAACAGTGATCGTCTGGTGACGAATATTTTCTTGTTCCATCTGCAGCGGCACAGTGATCATCATGCGAATCCGGGGCGGCGGTATCAGACGTTGCGGACTTCGGAGGTGGCGCCGCAGTTGCCTGCGGGGTATGCGTCGATGATCGTGTTCGCGGCGTTCCCGCCGTTGTGGCGGCGGGTCATGGACCAGCGGGTCCTTGCTCATTACGGCGGCGACATCACCAGGACCAACCTGCGCCCCGGCGCCCGGATCCGGCTCGCGGAGCCCGCCGATGCTGTGGCGTGA